One window from the genome of Xiphophorus hellerii strain 12219 chromosome 16, Xiphophorus_hellerii-4.1, whole genome shotgun sequence encodes:
- the ccndx gene encoding cyclin Dx: protein MGALFLSVPGNELENEGRAATPASQDPLHSSFGSPPSPTLSILFPQQMDRALPVSLWCEESEENQGEPQGQSSTGGSPQLRARWDPSVSGHRVIQRLLHLEERYMPSMLYVTLIQRDPQRREEIAKWALEVCCDCGCDEAVFPLSVSLMDRYLSAYLSLPVSPFCLAAGCILIASKLTECETVTADALCSAAEFSFQPSDLREMERVVLAALRWDAAAVTPQDFLPHFLSSIEERGESELLSTLRRHSDTLAALCVCDSRFLGAPPSLIAAASLNCALRGLGSKESPQLAAMSETLAELCQTDPAVLQCYSEMIEFALRQRLRSGLQPGPTEKDEEVENERPGTPTDMREIDF from the exons ATGGGAGCTCTGTTCCTCTCTGTCCCGGGAAATGAGCTGGAAAATGAGGGGCGGGCCGCCACGCCTGCTTCTCAGGACCCACTGCACTCCTCTTTTGGCTCTCCGCCGTCTCCCACCCTCTCCATCC TGTTTCCCCAGCAGATGGACCGAGCGCTTCCTGTGTCTCTTTGGTGTGAGGAGTCAGAGGAGAATCAGGGTGAACCTCAAG GCCAGAGCAGCACCGGGGGCTCACCTCAGCTCCGAGCCCGCTGGGACCCGTCCGTGTCGGGGCATCGAGTGATCCAGAGGCTGCTCCACCTGGAGGAGCGCTACATGCCCTCCATGCTCTACGTCACGCTCATCCAGCGGGATCCACAGCGCCGGGAGGAGATCGCCAAGTGGGCCCTGGAG GTGTGCTGTGACTGTGGATGTGACGAGGCCGTCTTCCCGCTGTCTGTCTCCCTGATGGACAGGTACCTGTCTGCCTACCTGTCCCTGCCTGTCTCACCGTTCTGCCTGGCTGCAGGATGCATCCTGATCGCCTCAAAGCTCACAGAGTGTGAAACCGTCACCGCTGACGCCCTCTGCTCAGCGGCCGAGTTCAGCTTCCAGCCTTCAGACCTGAGG GAGATGGAGCGCGTCGTCCTCGCCGCCCTGCGCTGGGACGCGGCAGCAGTGACTCCTCAGGACTTCCTGCCACATTTTCTCTCCTCCATAGAGGAACGAGGAGAGTCTGAGCTGCTTTCCACGCTGAGGCGGCACAGCGACACCCTGGCTGCCCTCTGCGTCTGTGACTCCCGTTTTCTGGGAGCCCCTCCCTCACTTATTGCTGCAGCTTCCCTGAACTGTGCACTGCGAGGTCTGGGCAGCAAGGAGTCGCCTCAGCTGGCCGCCATGAGCGAGACGCTTGCCGAGCTGTGTCAGACGGATCCG GCAGTGTTGCAGTGCTACAGTGAGATGATCGAGTTTGCCCTCAGGCAGCGGCTGCGGAGCGGACTGCAGCCCGGTCCCACTGAGAAGGACGAGGAGGTGGAGAACGAAAGGCCCGGGACGCCGACTGACATGAGAGAGATTGATttctaa